The following are encoded in a window of Vigna unguiculata cultivar IT97K-499-35 chromosome 8, ASM411807v1, whole genome shotgun sequence genomic DNA:
- the LOC114193995 gene encoding 3-ketoacyl-CoA synthase 4 — translation MTTGGGGGGGGAVGGSAVGVQIQQQSRMALPDFLQSVNLKYVKLGYHYLISNLLTLFLVPLILVTLIQVSQTTDLHHLWLHLQYNLLTILTCSGVLVFGLTLYAVTRPRAVYLLDSACFRPADHLKAPFRSFMDHSRLTGDFEESSLDFQRKILERSGLGEETYVPEAMHSIPPQPSMAAARAEAEQVMFGALDNLFQNTSLKPKDIGILIVNCSLFNPTPSLSAMIVNKYKLRGNIRSFNLGGMGCSAGVIAVDLAKDLLQVHRNTYAVVVSTENITQNWYFGNKKSMLIPNCLFRVGCSALLLSNKPADRRRAKYRLVHVVRTHRGADDKAFRCVYQEQDDAGKTGVSLSKDLMAIAGGALKTNITTLGPLVLPISEQLLFFVTLLMKKLFKADVKPYIPDFKLAFDHFCIHAGGRAVIDELEKNLQLRPEHVEASRMTLHRFGNTSSSSIWYELSYIEAKGRVKKGNRVWQIAFGSGFKCNSAVWQALRNIKPSPNGPWEDCIDKYPVEILT, via the coding sequence ATGACCAccggaggaggaggaggaggaggaggagccGTCGGCGGCTCCGCAGTGGGAGTTCAGATCCAGCAGCAGAGCCGAATGGCGCTCCCAGATTTCCTTCAGAGCGTGAATCTCAAGTACGTGAAATTAGGTTACCACTACTTGATCTCCAACCTCTTAACCCTATTTCTAGTTCCTTTGATCCTCGTCACGCTAATCCAGGTCTCCCAGACCACCGACCTCCACCACCTCTGGCTCCACCTCCAGTACAACctcctcaccatcctcacctgcTCCGGCGTCCTCGTCTTCGGCCTCACGCTTTACGCCGTCACGCGCCCACGCGCCGTCTATCTTCTAGACTCCGCCTGCTTCCGCCCCGCCGACCACCTCAAAGCCCCCTTCCGGAGTTTCATGGACCACTCCCGCCTCACGGGAGACTTCGAGGAGTCGTCCCTGGATTTCCAGCGCAAGATCCTCGAACGCTCTGGGCTCGGGGAGGAGACCTACGTCCCCGAGGCCATGCACTCTATTCCGCCGCAGCCGTCCATGGCTGCGGCCAGAGCGGAGGCGGAACAAGTCATGTTTGGTGCCTTGGATAATCTCTTCCAAAACACCAGCCTTAAGCCTAAGGATATTGGTATTCTTATTGTGAATTGTAGCTTGTTTAACCCTACGCCCTCGCTCTCCGCCATGATTGTTAACAAGTACAAATTGAGAGGGAACATTAGGAGCTTTAATTTGGGAGGGATGGGGTGCAGTGCTGGGGTTATTGCGGTTGATCTTGCAAAGGACCTTTTGCAGGTTCATAGGAACACTTATGCCGTGGTTGTTAGCACCGAGAACATTACTCAGAATTGGTACTTTGGGAACAAGAAGTCCATGCTCATCCCCAATTGCCTCTTCCGGGTCGGCTGCTCCGCCCTGCTGCTGTCGAACAAGCCGGCCGATCGGAGGCGGGCCAAGTACCGGCTTGTCCATGTTGTGAGGACTCATCGCGGTGCTGATGACAAGGCGTTCCGGTGCGTTTACCAGGAGCAGGATGATGCTGGCAAGACTGGAGTTTCTTTGTCAAAGGATTTGATGGCGATTGCTGGTGGAGCACTGAAAACCAACATCACCACACTTGGTCCTTTGGTGCTGCCAATCAGTGAGCAGCTTCTGTTTTTTGTGACTTTGCTGATGAAGAAGTTATTCAAAGCTGATGTGAAGCCTTACATACCGGATTTCAAGCTTGCTTTTGATCACTTTTGCATACATGCTGGAGGCAGGGCTGTGATTGATGAGCTGGAGAAGAACCTGCAGCTGCGTCCTGAGCATGTGGAGGCTTCTAGGATGACCCTGCACCGGTTTGGGAACACTTCCTCTAGCTCCATTTGGTATGAACTGTCTTACATTGAAGCCAAAGGGAGGGTGAAGAAGGGCAACAGGGTTTGGCAAATTGCATTTGGAAGTGGTTTCAAATGTAACAGTGCTGTTTGGCAGGCACTGAGAAATATTAAGCCTTCTCCTAATGGACCATGGGAAGATTGCATCGATAAGTATCCTGTGGAAATTCTCACATAG
- the LOC114193996 gene encoding maf-like protein DDB_G0281937 isoform X2: protein MEASTSSYKIILGSSSVARRKILSEMGYQFTLMTADIDEKSIRKETPEELVMALAEAKAEAILQRLPVDDYLKDAEPTLLITSDQVVVYEGVIREKPTSKEEARQFLKDYSGRHAATVGSVLVTNLKTGFRKGDSDRVEIYFNEIPDETIEKLVDEGITLNVAGGLIIEHPSILPFVKEVVGTTDSVMGLPKSLTEKLLKEVL from the exons ATGGAAGCTTCCACTTCTTCCTACAAG ATTATATTGGGTTCATCTTCCGTCGCACGCCGCAAGATATTGTCCGAAATGGGATACCAATTCACACTAATG ACTGCGGATATTGATGAGAAGAGCATCCGAAAGGAAACTCCAGAAGAGTTGGTTATGGCTCTCGCTGAAGCCAAG GCAGAAGCCATCTTGCAAAGGCTCCCTGTTGATGACTACTTAAAGGATGCGGAGCCAACATTATTAATTACCTCCGACCAA GTGGTGGTGTACGAAGGTGTGATTAGGGAAAAGCCAACAAGCAAAGAAGAAGCTCGACAATTCTTGAAAG ATTATTCTGGAAGGCATGCTGCAACTGTGGGATCTGTACTAGTTACTAACCTCAAAACAGGATTTAGAAAAGGAGATTCAGATCGTGTGGAG ATATATTTCAATGAAATACCTGATGAAACCATTGAGAAGCTG GTTGACGAGGGAATTACTCTCAATGTTGCTGGTGGGCTGATAATAGAGCATCCTTCAATATTGCCATTTGTCAAAGAAGTG GTGGGAACAACCGACAGTGTGATGGGACTCCCCAAAAGTCTGACCGAAAAACTGTTGAAGGAGGTTCTGTAG
- the LOC114195595 gene encoding sugar transporter ERD6-like 6: protein MSLREENEEGRDLKKPFLHTGSWYRMSGRQSSVFGSTQAIRDSSISVIACVLIVALGPLQFGFTAGYTSPTQAAIITDLGLSVSEFSLFGSLSNVGAMVGAIASGQIAEYIGRKGSLMIASIPNIIGWLAISFANDSSFLYMGRLLEGFGVGIISYTVPVYIAEISPPNLRGGLVSVHQLSVTLGIMLAYLLGIFVEWRILAILGILPCTLLIPGLFFIPESPRWLAKMGMTEEFETSLQVLRGFDTDISAEVNEIKRAVASSNRRTTIRFADLKQRRYWLPLMIGIGLLMLQQLSGINGVLFYSSTIFRSAGISSSDAATLGVGAVQVLATSLTLWLADKSGRRLLLIVSASGMTFSLLLVAISFYVKAIVSETSSLYGILSTTSVVGVMAMVIAFSLGMGAMPWIIMSEILPLNIKGLAGSVATLANWLISWLVTLTANMLLDWSSGGTFTIYALVCALTVGFVTIWVPETKGRSIEEIQLSFR from the exons atgagttTGAGAGAGGAAAATGAAGAGGGAAGGGATCTCAAGAAGCCATTTCTTCACACAGGAAGTTGGTATCGTATGAGTGGGAGACAATCCAGTGTGTTTGGTTCCACACAGGCAATTCGTGATTCCTCCATCTCAGTCATTGCTTGTGTTCTAATCGTTGCTTTGGGTCCTCTTCAGTTTGGTTTCACT GCTGGTTACACTTCGCCGACCCAAGCTGCTATCATCACTGATCTCGGCCTTTCTGTTTCTGAG TTTTCTTTGTTTGGTTCTTTGTCCAATGTCGGTGCCATGGTTGGAGCAATAGCTAGTGGTCAGATTGCGGAGTATATAGGGCGAAAAGGG TCTTTGATGATTGCATCCATTCCGAATATTATTGGTTGGCTCGCTATCTCTTTTGCAAAT gattcttcttttctttatatGGGAAGATTGTTGGAAGGGTTTGGAGTAGGAATAATATCTTACACG GTTCCGGTGTATATAGCTGAGATATCACCTCCAAACTTGAGGGGTGGTTTGGTTTCAGTTCATCAG CTATCTGTCACGCTTGGAATTATGCTGGCGTATCTGCTGGGGATTTTTGTTGAGTGGAGAATCCTTGCAATTTTAG GAATTTTACCATGTACATTGTTGATACCTGGCCTATTTTTCATTCCTGAATCTCCTAGATGGCTG GCAAAAATGGGAATGACAGAAGAATTTGAAACTTCCTTGCAAGTACTCCGAGGCTTTGATACTGATATTTCTGCTGAAGTGAATGAAATTAAG AGGGCTGTTGCTTCAAGCAACAGAAGAACAACAATTCGATTTGCAGATCTCAAACAAAGAAGATATTGGCTTCCTTTAATG ATTGGCATTGGACTACTTATGTTGCAACAGCTTTCTGGAATTAATGGTGTTCTTTTTTATTCCAGTACCATCTTTCGAAGTGCTG GAATTAGTTCGAGCGATGCAGCAACACTTGGAGTTGGTGCAGTTCAG GTTCTTGCCACTAGTTTAACCTTGTGGTTGGCCGATAAATCTGGACGCCGGCTTCTTCTTATT GTCTCTGCATCTGGAATGACTTTTAGTCTCTTGCTTGTTGCAATCTCATTCTATGTAAAG GCTATTGTATCAGAAACTTCTTCCTTGTATGGGATATTGAGCACAACGTCAGTGGTTGGAGTTATG GCCATGGTTATTGCATTCTCTCTGGGAATGGGAGCTATGCCATGGATTATAATGTCTGAG ATTCTTCCATTAAACATCAAAGGCTTAGCAGGGAGTGTTGCAACACTTGCCAACTGGTTAATTTCTTGGCTGGTTACACTAACAGCTAATATGCTCTTGGATTGGAGTTCTGGAG GTACATTCACCATATATGCATTAGTATGTGCCTTAACTGTAGGATTTGTTACCATTTGGGTCCCTGAGACCAAGGGAAGATCCATTGAAGAAATCCAATTGTCTTTCAGATGA
- the LOC114195379 gene encoding uncharacterized protein LOC114195379 has translation MANIGLVFALVLSVTLHSVLCDDNPWQSVIEQAKSEAAKAGLSEDTIFGAEKAVSDGSAKRAAEEALNSGSLNDWVQEARVMGSSGAVQSLLDDEEEDNLGELEFAPRRSPSEGPSEAPAWAPSEQILLEELTMELREEEASEAPQAQSPSA, from the exons ATGGCAAATATAGGTTTGGTATTTGCATTGGTTTTGAGTGTGACATTGCATTCAGTTTTGTGTGATGATAATCCTTGGCAGAGTGTGATTGAGCAAGCAAAAAGCGAAGCAGCCAAAGCAGGTTTATCTGAGGACACAATATTTGGGGCTGAGAAAGCTGTATCAGATGGTTCTGCTAAAAGGGCTGCTGAGGAGGCCTTAAATTCAGGATCTCTAAATGACTGGGTTCAAGAAGCTCG TGTTATGGGTTCATCTGGTGCAGTACAGAGTCTTCTTGATGATGAAGAGGAAGACAATTTAGGAGAACTAGAATTTGCACCAAGAAGATCACCATCAGAGGGACCATCAGAGGCACCGGCATGGGCACCATCAGAGCAAATATTATTAGAGGAACTAACAATGGAACTAAGAGAGGAAGAAGCATCAGAGGCACCCCAAGCACAATCACCCTCTGCATAA
- the LOC114193996 gene encoding maf-like protein DDB_G0281937 isoform X3: MEASTSSYKIILGSSSVARRKILSEMGYQFTLMTADIDEKSIRKETPEELVMALAEAKANAIISKLQSTSNQERVVEPTILIAADTAEAILQRLPVDDYLKDAEPTLLITSDQVVVYEGVIREKPTSKEEARQFLKDYSGRHAATVGSVLVTNLKTGFRKGDSDRVEIYFNEIPDETIEKLVDEGITLNVAGGLIIEHPSILPFVKEVVGTTDSVMGLPKSLTEKLLKEVL; this comes from the exons ATGGAAGCTTCCACTTCTTCCTACAAG ATTATATTGGGTTCATCTTCCGTCGCACGCCGCAAGATATTGTCCGAAATGGGATACCAATTCACACTAATG ACTGCGGATATTGATGAGAAGAGCATCCGAAAGGAAACTCCAGAAGAGTTGGTTATGGCTCTCGCTGAAGCCAAG GCCAATGCCATTATATCCAAACTGCAATCTACCAGTAATCAAGAGAGGGTTGTTGAACCAACTATTTTAATTGCAGCCGACACA GCAGAAGCCATCTTGCAAAGGCTCCCTGTTGATGACTACTTAAAGGATGCGGAGCCAACATTATTAATTACCTCCGACCAA GTGGTGGTGTACGAAGGTGTGATTAGGGAAAAGCCAACAAGCAAAGAAGAAGCTCGACAATTCTTGAAAG ATTATTCTGGAAGGCATGCTGCAACTGTGGGATCTGTACTAGTTACTAACCTCAAAACAGGATTTAGAAAAGGAGATTCAGATCGTGTGGAG ATATATTTCAATGAAATACCTGATGAAACCATTGAGAAGCTG GTTGACGAGGGAATTACTCTCAATGTTGCTGGTGGGCTGATAATAGAGCATCCTTCAATATTGCCATTTGTCAAAGAAGTG GTGGGAACAACCGACAGTGTGATGGGACTCCCCAAAAGTCTGACCGAAAAACTGTTGAAGGAGGTTCTGTAG
- the LOC114193996 gene encoding maf-like protein DDB_G0281937 isoform X1 translates to MEASTSSYKIILGSSSVARRKILSEMGYQFTLMTADIDEKSIRKETPEELVMALAEAKANAIISKLQSTSNQERVVEPTILIAADTVVVYEGVIREKPTSKEEARQFLKDYSGRHAATVGSVLVTNLKTGFRKGDSDRVEIYFNEIPDETIEKLVDEGITLNVAGGLIIEHPSILPFVKEVVGTTDSVMGLPKSLTEKLLKEVL, encoded by the exons ATGGAAGCTTCCACTTCTTCCTACAAG ATTATATTGGGTTCATCTTCCGTCGCACGCCGCAAGATATTGTCCGAAATGGGATACCAATTCACACTAATG ACTGCGGATATTGATGAGAAGAGCATCCGAAAGGAAACTCCAGAAGAGTTGGTTATGGCTCTCGCTGAAGCCAAG GCCAATGCCATTATATCCAAACTGCAATCTACCAGTAATCAAGAGAGGGTTGTTGAACCAACTATTTTAATTGCAGCCGACACA GTGGTGGTGTACGAAGGTGTGATTAGGGAAAAGCCAACAAGCAAAGAAGAAGCTCGACAATTCTTGAAAG ATTATTCTGGAAGGCATGCTGCAACTGTGGGATCTGTACTAGTTACTAACCTCAAAACAGGATTTAGAAAAGGAGATTCAGATCGTGTGGAG ATATATTTCAATGAAATACCTGATGAAACCATTGAGAAGCTG GTTGACGAGGGAATTACTCTCAATGTTGCTGGTGGGCTGATAATAGAGCATCCTTCAATATTGCCATTTGTCAAAGAAGTG GTGGGAACAACCGACAGTGTGATGGGACTCCCCAAAAGTCTGACCGAAAAACTGTTGAAGGAGGTTCTGTAG
- the LOC114193597 gene encoding U-box domain-containing protein 6-like, with product MSRNSATVLEIPIASNCKDKVHNSLCSELHRLIDRISLVILDIESARPNCKLAIEALCSLHLTLAKAKSVIKDCSKCSKLYLAITSRRILSRCQKLRNAFELYLTEIQGAVTIPLADKISAILHDLRSAKFCLEFAEEARKVLLSLFEKNFPDEDSMEKEELEAIQIATSRLEIKSAFSVLVEKASIKNQLDEVNETNPKEKELLEYLLYLLIKYRKSICEFEDGDHSPKHDFHDQSFEVVEEALCENQVNDEVGDL from the exons ATGTCAAGAAACTCTGCAACAGTTTTAGAGATTCCAATTGCAAGTAATTGTAAAGATAAG GTACACAATTCTTTGTGCTCAGAGCTTCATAGACTCATCGATAGAATTTCACTGGTAATTTTAGATATTGAATCTGCAAGACCAAATTGCAAGTTAGCGATAGAAGCATTGTGTTCATTACACCTCACTTTGGCAAAAGCCAAGTCAGTTATCAAAGATTGTTCAAAATGCAGTAAACTCTACCTG GCAATCACATCCCGAAGGATACTTTCAAGATGTCAAAAACTAAGAAACGCTTTTGAGTTGTATCTGACAGAGATTCAAGGTGCAGTTACAATACCATTGGCTGATAAG ATATCTGCAATACTACATGACCTTAGGAGTGCAAAATTTTGCCTGGAATTTGCAGAAGAGGCTAGGAAGGTACTACTTTCACTGTTTGAGAAGAATTTCCCAGATGAAGATTCTATGGAAAAGGAAGAACTTGAAGCTATACAGATTGCAACTTCAAGATTGGAGATCAAATCTGCATTCTCTGTCTTAGTAGAGAAAGCAAGTATTAAGAATCAACTTGATGAAGTGAATGAAACAAACCCAAAGGAGAAGGAGCTTCTAGAATACCTGTTGTATCTCTTGATCAAATACAGGAAATCCATTTGTGAGTTTGAAGATGGAGATCACTCACCAAAACATGATTTTCATGATCAATCCTTTGAGGTTGTTGAAGAAGCATTATGTGAGAACCAAGTCAATGATGAAGTTGGAGATTTATGA